Proteins encoded by one window of Kwoniella dejecticola CBS 10117 chromosome 9, complete sequence:
- a CDS encoding orotate phosphoribosyltransferase, with the protein MAPTQKLSEEKVAFIEAAIEHGVLLFGEFTLKSGRKSPYFFNAGLLYTGSLLSNTSKAYAKILTSSRIPEFDVLFGPAYKGIALAAITAVDLSRQGREVGFSYNRKEKKDHGEGGVLVGAPLKGRIVIIDDVLTRGTAIREAIDILKSQPEAKLVGIVQLVDRQEKGQNANKSTVQEIEEEFGVPIEPILNLQDIIAYLETKGGYEKELVAVKEYRKNYGIDI; encoded by the exons ATGGCTCCAACGCAGAAACTCAGCGAAGAGAAAGTAGCTTTCATTGAAGCTGCTATTGAACATGGTGTCCTCTTGTTCGGAGAGTTCACTTTGAAGtctggaag AAAATCGCCATACTTCTTCAATGCGGGATTATTGTACACCGGATCCCTACTCTCGAACACCTCCAAAGCATACGCCAAGATCCTGACTTCATCGCGAATACCTGAGTTCGACGTCCTCTTTGGGCCGGCGTACAAGGGTATAGCTCTCGCTGCTATTACTGCTGTAGATTTGAGTCGACAAGGCAGGGAAGTAGGGTTTTCTTATaacaggaaggagaagaaggat cacggagaaggaggagtctTGGTCGGAGCCCCCTTGAAAGGCCGAAtagtcatcatcgacgatgTGCTCACCCGCGGAACAGCCATCCGAGAAGCCATTGACATTCTCAAATCTCAACCTGAAGCCAAGTTGGTCGGTATTGTCCAATTGGTAGACAGACAAGAAAAAGGTCAAAATGCGAACAAGTCTACTGTacaagaaatcgaagaagagttcGGCGTACCGATCGAACCTATTTTGAACTTGCAAGATATCATTGCGTACCTGGAGACCAAAGGAGGGTACGAGAAGGAATTGGTGGCTGTAAAGGAGTACAGGAAGAATTACGGTATCGACATTTAG
- a CDS encoding 40S ribosomal protein eS8, which yields MGITRDSRHKRSASGARRAHYRKKRKFELGRQPAMTKLDSSKRIHEVRVRGGNTKYRALRLDSGNFAWGSEHTTRKTRLLTVRYNATNNELLRTQTLVKSAVVDVDATPFRQWYEAHYAQPIARGAKSAAAEDTSDKKQSNHVKRVLEERKKDAKLDPLLEQQFKAGRLLAIITSRPGQSGRADGYILEGKELEFYSRKLQARKAKHA from the exons ATGGGTATCACTCGTGATTCGCGCCACAAGCGCTCCGCTTCCGGTGCTCGAAGAGCCCACTacagaaagaagcgaaagttCGAATTGGGTAGACAACCAGCTATGACGAAGCTCGATTCTTCCAAGAGAATCCACgaggtcagagtcagaggTGGGAACACCAAGTACAGAGCCTTGAGATTGGACTCTGGAAACTTTGCTTGGGGTTCTGAACACACCACCAGAAAAACTCGATTGTTGACCGTT CGATACAACGCCACCAACAACGAGCTTCTCCGAACTCAAACCCTTGTGAAATCCGCcgtcgtcgatgtcgatgctaCCCCCTTCAGACAATGGTACGAAGCTCAC TACGCTCAACCCATTGCCCGAGGTGCTAAATCCGCCGCTGCCGAAGACACCTCCGACAAGAAACAATCCAACCACGTCAAGCGAGTCCTcgaagagcgaaagaaggatgCCAAGCTCGACCCTCTCCTCGAACAACAGTTCAAGGCCGGTCGATTATTGGCCATCATCACTTCCCGACCTGGACAATCCGGACGAGCTGATGGTTACATCCTCGAAGGAAAGGAGTTGGAG TTCTACAGCAGAAAGCTCCAAGCCCGAAAGGCCAAGCACGCTTAA